The genomic interval GGTGCATTTCGACCACATTATCACAAAGTGCGTGAGCAAGTTTGCGAGACTGTTCCATCAAACCGCGTCCGCGGATGATATTACATGGATCGTGTATAGTAATCGGTTCTTGGAATTTTTCACGCAGCTTAATTTTGCCTGCTTCAAATAATTCCCAGAAGAATTCAACAGAGTGAACTACTTCAATAGGGTACATATCCCATGCATCCCAACGGTTACCCTGATCATATACTGAGCGGAATGCGTGTCCACACTCACCCATAACGATGCGTTTAACCTTGAGATCAAGAGCTGATTCAAAATGACGTTTCTTTAAACGACCCATCATTTCAAAGTCGCCTGTGAACATACACATGTCTGAGTTATCCCAGCCAGGTGATGTCGGCATGGTGAAATCAACCCCGGCCTCGTTCATAATATACGCGGCTTGATAAATGAGCTGAGTACGGAACTTAGGCTCAGGAGCAATAACGGAGTAGTATACGTCCGCGCCTTCCTTATCTAAAGGAATGCGAAGATTAGGCATTTCGTCTCTGGCTTCATCTTCCTGCCATTGCAAGGTATCCATCCACTCGTCATCTTTAAGCCACATCTGGTTCATTGTAGCAGAATGACTGTGAGCGGTATCCTGGATATACTGAGGAGTTACACCCAGCTTGTGGCACATGCGGCGCACCATGCTGATGATATAACCAGTATCAATACCAAGTGGACAGTAATGAATACAGCGACGACATAGGTTACATTCTGTGTAAGCAATCTGAGCCATTTTGTAGACAAACTCAGGACTGACTTTACAGTCTTTGCGTAATATTTCGCCAAGTGTCTGATGAACCTTACCTGCAGGAGAGTAGGAAGGATCATCGTCATTTGATTTATAGTAATGGCAAGCATCAGAGCACATACCGCAACGCATGCAGGTTTCTGCATACAACTTCAGCTTGGCTCCAGTTTCTCCTTCGAGAACCTGCCTGAGAGTATTTTCGATGCGCTGAGGGGTCAGGCGGGATACGCCCCGATTCAGCCCGGCATCCTCAATTTTCCTGTCAAATGTCATTTGAAAACTCCTTGTAGGGACTTTGGTTACCAGTCCTTAGAGTGGCGAACGCCACCGAACTCAGACCCGATGTAGGCTCTAGTAAAGAAGCCGAACAACATATGGCTGAGGCGGGAGAAAGGAATGCTGACAAGCATGATTTCTCCGCAAAGGATATGTAGTACAAGCATTACCTTGTCGTTTCCGATCTGGTGATATGCCAGAATACCGAAGAGGACTGTCAAAGCCGGAATGGCTAGAGCGACCCAATCTTTACCGGTAGTTAAGAAACGAACATCACGCTGCAAGCAGCGGCGAAGACCGAAGTATACGCAGCATGCTACGAGTACGATGGACATGATGTCGGCAATAGTATCCGGGAGTGTTGGCCAGCTGATGCCAAAAAACTGATCCCAGAGAACCACGTGTCCCATAAGGAACAAAGGAACAATGACAAGACAAATGTGAAAAACAAAAGTTACCAGAGTAGTATAAGGATTACTCTGCCAACCAAGGGCTCCAGATGGATTGAGCCAGTGCAGAATGGAACGCATTCCGTACTTAAAACTCATGTAATGCAAGGACGATCCGTCCTTAGCTTTTGCAAGCTTATACATTGAAACCATTTTGAATATGGAACCGATAAGAAACACGCCCCAGGCGATCCACGCCAGAGGGCCTACTACGAATGCATAAAGAGTGTTCATGCGCATTGCCTCCGGCTGTTAGAATTCGCTCACATCAGCTACGATGCGGACAAACTTTCCGCCATCTATCGCGCGGATAAGTACCTTAGTAGAACAAGGGCTGAAAGCAGGCTCCCAACATTGGTCAAAGTCCTGCCCGTAAGGTTTTCCATCAAGAACAACGGTAAAGCGTCCGTTCTTTTCAACCTTAGCGGCAACCTTTGTACTGTCAGCACTGAAAACAGGTTTCCAAGCCATTTCATAGGAAGTAGGCCAAACTTTTCCGTCACAAAGAACAGAATAAGCAGTACCATCTTTTCCGAGAGCAGCTCCGCGGTTACCATCAGGACTTACAGCAAGGTCAATAACAACTGGAGAAGTTATGCTCCAAGGAGTTCCATCTACAGCAACAGTAAAAGAACCAAATTTTGGTGCAACTATTGCCCATAGCTTGCTACCATCTGCACTAAACTGCTGGTGCCAACACTGAGCAAACTTAGTAGGCCAGATAACTTCGCCATCCTGAGCCATACCCCATTTACCACCTAAACGGACAGGCGCAGCAACAGCTCCACTTGCAGGGTTAAAGCAAGGATCCCACACACACTGAAATTCACGTTGCCAAATCTTCCCGTCAATCGCGATAGTGTAATCGTAGAGTGTTTTTCGAATCTGACACGCCACCTTTTCACACTTCGGATCAAATACGGGAGTGTAACAGTTCATGAAGACTTTATCCCAAGCTTTACCGTTCACAGCAACGGAATAGATACCTTTCTGAAAGGTCTCAATATCAGCCTGAGCTAGGGGAGCAACCTGGACGACTGCGGCAGTACTCTTGCCGTCGTCACCCAATGCAAAGTTATTAGCATTTGCAAAAAAGTTTTCCCAAAGAACTCCGTCTATGCCCATTCCGTATTCTGTATCCTGCTGAACAGCGCAGACTATAGAACCGTCAGGACCGAATGTTGTGCCCCATATATAGCCATACATTTCAGGCCAATGAGTTCCATCAACAGACAAAGTCCATTCTCCTTCCTGCTGTACGATACCGGTAAGTCTGCTATCTGGAGAAAATTTTAGGTAAAAAACCCTATCATATCTCTCATCCCAAACCTTTCCGTTAACGCAAGCAGTGAATTCCATATCGCCAGTCTTTACGACCGCTCCGACCTTTTCTCCGTCAGAGCTAGCGTGGAATTCTTCCACCCACTCAAATTTACTGGACCAAGAGCTAACGTCTTGGACCTCTCGCCTACCGGGATTCCAATCCCACGTGGACGCATTAGGCATCTTATGCCTCCTCATTCCGAAAATTTGGTGTGTCCGCCAACACTTGCCAAATCATGCTCGGTTTTTCGGGTGCCATGCACCCTGTTTTCTAACCAAATCTAGTCACATCTCTTGGTCGGAACAAACCTAATCGCACAAATCCAAAGACCCATGTGAACTTATTACTGGAGGTTAAATCGCATATTTTAGAAAACAGGACAATAGCAACCGACAGGATTCTCTCTCTAATTCTCCT from Maridesulfovibrio frigidus DSM 17176 carries:
- the tmcB gene encoding electron transfer complex ferredoxin TmcB, coding for MTFDRKIEDAGLNRGVSRLTPQRIENTLRQVLEGETGAKLKLYAETCMRCGMCSDACHYYKSNDDDPSYSPAGKVHQTLGEILRKDCKVSPEFVYKMAQIAYTECNLCRRCIHYCPLGIDTGYIISMVRRMCHKLGVTPQYIQDTAHSHSATMNQMWLKDDEWMDTLQWQEDEARDEMPNLRIPLDKEGADVYYSVIAPEPKFRTQLIYQAAYIMNEAGVDFTMPTSPGWDNSDMCMFTGDFEMMGRLKKRHFESALDLKVKRIVMGECGHAFRSVYDQGNRWDAWDMYPIEVVHSVEFFWELFEAGKIKLREKFQEPITIHDPCNIIRGRGLMEQSRKLAHALCDNVVEMHPNLEHNYCCAAGGGVINCGPPFKNVRMKGNRIKAEQLKATGVKTILAPCHNCHGGLEDLVHYYELGMDIKFFGDLIYDLMEKPEVE
- the tmcC gene encoding TmcC family electron transfer complex membrane anchor subunit, yielding MNTLYAFVVGPLAWIAWGVFLIGSIFKMVSMYKLAKAKDGSSLHYMSFKYGMRSILHWLNPSGALGWQSNPYTTLVTFVFHICLVIVPLFLMGHVVLWDQFFGISWPTLPDTIADIMSIVLVACCVYFGLRRCLQRDVRFLTTGKDWVALAIPALTVLFGILAYHQIGNDKVMLVLHILCGEIMLVSIPFSRLSHMLFGFFTRAYIGSEFGGVRHSKDW
- the tmcD gene encoding electron transfer complex subunit TmcD → MPNASTWDWNPGRREVQDVSSWSSKFEWVEEFHASSDGEKVGAVVKTGDMEFTACVNGKVWDERYDRVFYLKFSPDSRLTGIVQQEGEWTLSVDGTHWPEMYGYIWGTTFGPDGSIVCAVQQDTEYGMGIDGVLWENFFANANNFALGDDGKSTAAVVQVAPLAQADIETFQKGIYSVAVNGKAWDKVFMNCYTPVFDPKCEKVACQIRKTLYDYTIAIDGKIWQREFQCVWDPCFNPASGAVAAPVRLGGKWGMAQDGEVIWPTKFAQCWHQQFSADGSKLWAIVAPKFGSFTVAVDGTPWSITSPVVIDLAVSPDGNRGAALGKDGTAYSVLCDGKVWPTSYEMAWKPVFSADSTKVAAKVEKNGRFTVVLDGKPYGQDFDQCWEPAFSPCSTKVLIRAIDGGKFVRIVADVSEF